A genomic window from Yoonia rosea includes:
- the xylB gene encoding xylulokinase: MFIGLDLGTSGLKAVLINESQAIVAEATAPLAVVRPQPGWSEQDPAAWLDAADTVMRALAGQVSLAQVRGIGLSGQMHGATLLDRDDAVLRPCILWNDTRSAEEAAALDADSRFRALTGNIVFPGFTAPKLVWVAKHEPDIFAKTARVLLPKDYLRLWLTGEAVAEMSDAAGTSWLDVGKRDWSDDLLAATGMSRAQMPRLVEGSEVSGQLRDKLADRWGLPKGVVVAGGGGDNAASAVGVGVVTAGDAFVSLGTSGVLFAASDAYQPDAATAVHTFCHALPDTWHQMGVILAAADALNWFARITDKPSATLTGVLGALQAPGRTLFLPYLGGERTPHNDASIRGSFLHLDHATDQSGMTRAVLEGVTHAIRDSYDALSATGTQINRLIAVGGGSKSDYWVRAIATSLDLPVHLPVAGDFGGAFGAARLGMMAATGAGVEIATAPQIARTIDPEPSLTSAFAEAHTRYRASYGALKGLT, encoded by the coding sequence ATGTTCATTGGCCTTGATCTGGGAACGTCGGGTCTCAAGGCTGTTTTGATCAACGAAAGTCAGGCGATTGTCGCGGAAGCGACAGCGCCGCTTGCTGTGGTACGTCCGCAGCCCGGTTGGTCAGAGCAGGATCCTGCGGCATGGTTGGATGCAGCAGATACCGTGATGCGGGCCCTCGCGGGGCAGGTCTCATTGGCACAGGTGCGCGGCATCGGTTTGTCGGGGCAAATGCATGGTGCGACCTTGCTGGACCGCGACGATGCGGTGCTGCGCCCGTGCATCCTGTGGAACGATACGCGGTCCGCAGAGGAGGCTGCCGCGCTGGACGCCGATTCAAGGTTCCGTGCGCTGACGGGCAATATTGTTTTTCCGGGTTTTACAGCACCGAAACTTGTCTGGGTGGCCAAACACGAGCCGGACATTTTTGCCAAAACGGCCCGCGTGCTCTTGCCCAAGGACTATCTGCGCCTGTGGCTGACGGGCGAGGCGGTGGCGGAGATGTCGGATGCCGCGGGCACAAGCTGGCTTGATGTCGGTAAACGCGACTGGTCGGATGATCTCTTGGCCGCGACCGGCATGTCGCGCGCGCAGATGCCACGCCTGGTTGAAGGCTCAGAGGTGTCAGGGCAGTTGCGCGATAAGCTGGCAGACCGCTGGGGCCTGCCCAAAGGTGTCGTCGTGGCAGGTGGCGGCGGTGACAATGCCGCGAGTGCCGTGGGCGTCGGTGTGGTCACCGCAGGCGATGCGTTTGTGTCGCTTGGCACCTCTGGCGTGTTGTTTGCGGCTTCGGATGCCTATCAGCCGGATGCGGCGACAGCCGTGCATACCTTTTGTCACGCGCTGCCGGATACATGGCACCAGATGGGTGTGATCCTTGCCGCCGCCGATGCGCTGAACTGGTTTGCGAGGATCACGGATAAGCCCTCGGCCACCCTGACGGGTGTTCTCGGGGCGTTGCAGGCGCCGGGGCGCACATTGTTTTTGCCATACTTGGGCGGCGAGCGCACACCACATAATGATGCCAGTATCCGGGGATCGTTCCTGCATCTGGACCACGCCACCGATCAGTCTGGGATGACGCGGGCTGTGCTTGAAGGCGTGACCCATGCAATCCGTGACAGCTATGACGCGCTGTCGGCCACAGGCACACAGATCAACCGCCTGATCGCGGTCGGGGGCGGGTCGAAATCGGACTATTGGGTTCGGGCGATCGCCACTTCTTTGGATCTGCCCGTACACCTGCCTGTCGCAGGTGATTTTGGCGGGGCATTCGGCGCGGCCCGCCTTGGGATGATGGCTGCAACAGGCGCAGGGGTCGAGATTGCAACTGCCCCGCAGATTGCCCGCACAATTGATCCTGAACCCTCACTCACCAGTGCCTTTGCAGAGGCGCACACAAGATACCGCGCAAGCTATGGCGCGTTGAAAGGACTGACATGA
- the xylA gene encoding xylose isomerase, whose amino-acid sequence MTDFFKGIPAITYEGPSTDNDFAFRHYNPDEIVMGKAMKDHLRFAAAYWHSFAWPGGDPFGGQTFDRPWFGDTMDAARMKADVAFEMFQILGVPYFCFHDADVRPEGASFAESTKNLEAIVDYFAEKMEATGVKLLWGTANLFSHRRFMAGAATNPDPDVFAYSAATIKTCMDATMKLGGENYVLWGGREGYETLLNTDMGRERQQAGAMLQMVVDYKHKMGFKGAILIEPKPQEPTKHQYDYDVATVYGFLKDFGLEGEVQMNIEQGHAILAGHSFEHELALARELGIFGSIDMNRNDYQSGWDTDQFPNNVPEMALAYYEVLRAGGFITGGTNFDAKLRRQSLDAEDLILAHVGGMDACAAGLKAAAAMLEDGKLEAARKARYAGWDTAEGKALLASDLDSITAKVQAEGINPEPRSGRQERLENLVNRYL is encoded by the coding sequence ATGACCGATTTTTTCAAGGGCATTCCCGCCATTACCTACGAAGGCCCGTCGACAGACAATGATTTTGCCTTCCGCCACTATAACCCCGACGAGATCGTGATGGGTAAGGCGATGAAAGATCATCTGCGGTTTGCGGCCGCCTATTGGCATTCCTTTGCATGGCCCGGTGGCGACCCGTTCGGTGGACAGACCTTTGATCGTCCATGGTTTGGCGACACGATGGATGCTGCGCGGATGAAGGCCGATGTGGCCTTCGAGATGTTCCAGATCCTTGGCGTGCCGTATTTCTGCTTCCACGACGCTGATGTGCGGCCCGAAGGGGCGAGCTTTGCCGAGAGTACAAAGAACCTTGAGGCCATCGTCGATTACTTTGCCGAGAAGATGGAGGCGACCGGCGTCAAGCTCCTCTGGGGCACGGCGAACCTCTTTTCGCACCGCCGTTTCATGGCGGGGGCTGCCACGAACCCTGACCCTGATGTATTCGCCTACTCAGCGGCCACCATTAAGACCTGCATGGATGCGACCATGAAACTTGGTGGTGAAAACTACGTCCTTTGGGGCGGGCGGGAAGGCTATGAGACGCTGCTGAACACCGACATGGGCCGCGAACGCCAGCAGGCGGGGGCCATGTTGCAGATGGTCGTGGATTACAAACACAAGATGGGCTTCAAAGGCGCGATCCTGATCGAGCCAAAGCCGCAGGAACCGACCAAGCATCAGTATGATTATGATGTGGCGACAGTCTATGGCTTCCTGAAAGACTTTGGTCTTGAGGGCGAAGTGCAGATGAATATCGAGCAGGGCCATGCCATTCTGGCGGGCCATTCTTTTGAACATGAACTGGCCCTGGCGCGCGAATTGGGGATTTTCGGGTCCATCGATATGAACCGAAATGATTACCAGTCCGGTTGGGACACCGACCAGTTTCCCAACAATGTGCCTGAAATGGCTTTAGCCTATTACGAAGTGCTGCGCGCCGGTGGTTTCATCACAGGTGGGACGAACTTTGACGCCAAACTGCGCCGGCAGTCGCTGGATGCAGAGGATCTGATCCTCGCGCATGTCGGCGGGATGGATGCCTGTGCGGCGGGCCTGAAGGCGGCCGCCGCGATGTTGGAGGACGGCAAACTCGAGGCTGCGCGCAAGGCCCGTTATGCAGGTTGGGACACGGCCGAAGGCAAGGCGCTGCTGGCCAGTGATCTGGACAGCATCACGGCCAAGGTGCAGGCCGAGGGCATCAACCCCGAACCCCGTTCCGGCCGTCAGGAGCGGTTGGAAAATCTGGTGAACCGCTACCTGTGA
- a CDS encoding cytochrome-c peroxidase has translation MYAFHTAVLWLFLGASLATAQGIDPDDYIQVDPDQARIGQLLFYDKILSGNKNISCGTCHHHDHAGGDGLSLGIGEGGVGVGPERTAGSGPDAIRKRIPRNAPSLWNLGHNDIETLFHDGRLTRSEIYGNGYDSPAEEWLPAGLDNLVAAQALFPMVSQFEMAGNPRENEIAGATHDRIDVAWPIIAKRVRTIPAYGSMFVQAFDHIEEPADVTIVEIGNALGAFIISEWQSYDSSYDKWLAGTPLPEDAERGRQLFFTGRCASCHAGPLFTDQSFHALGLPAFGPGRTRPWDQISRDVGRMAETNLPQDAYKFRTPSLRNVALTAPYGHNGAYATLDGIIRHHADPIGTGAAWTPAQANLPEVPWLAAADFAIRQDRLELARQSAAIDMRPIALTDTEITDLIAFLNALTGETAHTRPMGRPDTVPSGLPVD, from the coding sequence GTGTACGCGTTCCATACAGCGGTCCTTTGGCTCTTTCTGGGGGCCAGTCTGGCGACGGCACAGGGGATAGACCCTGATGATTACATCCAGGTTGACCCGGATCAAGCCCGCATCGGGCAGTTGCTTTTCTACGATAAGATACTGTCAGGAAACAAGAATATCTCCTGCGGGACCTGTCACCACCACGATCACGCAGGCGGTGACGGCCTCTCGCTCGGGATTGGCGAGGGCGGCGTTGGCGTTGGCCCCGAACGCACGGCCGGATCCGGCCCTGATGCGATCCGCAAACGCATTCCCCGAAATGCACCAAGCCTTTGGAATCTCGGACACAATGACATTGAAACGCTGTTCCATGACGGCCGTCTGACGCGCTCGGAGATCTACGGCAACGGCTACGATTCCCCCGCCGAGGAATGGCTGCCGGCGGGCCTTGATAACCTCGTGGCTGCACAGGCACTTTTTCCCATGGTGTCGCAATTCGAAATGGCCGGAAACCCCCGCGAAAACGAAATCGCAGGCGCCACTCATGACCGGATTGATGTAGCCTGGCCCATCATCGCCAAACGGGTGCGTACGATCCCTGCCTATGGGAGCATGTTCGTCCAAGCCTTTGACCACATTGAAGAACCCGCTGATGTGACCATCGTGGAAATCGGCAATGCTTTGGGCGCTTTCATCATCAGCGAATGGCAATCCTACGATAGTTCCTACGACAAATGGCTCGCGGGCACGCCACTGCCCGAGGACGCCGAACGGGGCCGTCAACTTTTCTTCACGGGTCGCTGCGCATCCTGTCACGCGGGGCCGCTTTTTACTGATCAGAGTTTCCATGCGCTCGGCCTGCCCGCCTTCGGCCCGGGGCGCACGCGGCCCTGGGACCAGATTTCACGCGATGTAGGCCGTATGGCCGAAACCAACCTGCCACAGGATGCCTATAAATTCAGGACGCCCTCATTGCGCAATGTGGCCCTGACCGCGCCCTACGGCCACAACGGTGCCTATGCCACATTGGACGGTATCATCCGCCACCACGCCGACCCCATTGGCACGGGTGCGGCGTGGACACCGGCACAGGCCAACCTGCCTGAAGTGCCCTGGCTCGCCGCAGCTGACTTCGCGATCCGCCAGGACCGTTTGGAACTGGCCCGTCAATCCGCCGCGATCGACATGCGCCCCATTGCTTTGACCGACACCGAAATCACAGACCTCATCGCCTTCCTGAACGCGCTGACCGGCGAAACCGCCCATACCCGCCCGATGGGCCGCCCTGACACCGTCCCCAGCGGCCTACCCGTCGATTGA
- a CDS encoding glycerate kinase type-2 family protein — translation MKDDRAEVLRIFQAGVKAADPYLAVSEALEDVPAPALIVAVGKAARSMARAALVRFAGVKCLVVTNYENASDLDGAVVMAAGHPVPDEHGAAAAKAVIAALDAVDGPVLALISGGGSALLPAPAGALTLADKARVNDLLLGSGLDIVAMNLIRQQLSDLKGGGFLRHATPSKVTALILSDVIGDDLSAIASGPTVGPIGTAGQAMALLQAHGLWEDLPEVVRDHLRQAVPPAPLPEARNILVGSNGKSVAAMQDAAPEAHVIATPIIGDVADAARIICDQAVVGTTVWGGETTVVLRGTGRGGRNQELALRIAQEAALRGWTDWTCLQAGSDGRDGPTDAAGALVDQDTLAKIADLDRLLANNDSYAALNAAGDLLITDATGTNVADLGVMIRRS, via the coding sequence ATGAAGGATGACCGCGCAGAGGTGTTGCGGATTTTTCAGGCGGGCGTGAAGGCGGCCGATCCGTATCTGGCCGTTTCGGAGGCTTTGGAAGATGTGCCTGCCCCTGCCTTGATCGTCGCGGTGGGCAAGGCGGCACGTTCGATGGCCAGGGCGGCCTTGGTGCGGTTTGCAGGTGTGAAATGCCTCGTTGTGACGAACTATGAGAATGCCAGTGATCTGGATGGGGCAGTGGTGATGGCAGCGGGGCATCCCGTACCCGATGAACACGGCGCAGCGGCGGCGAAGGCCGTGATCGCAGCCTTGGATGCGGTGGACGGCCCAGTGCTGGCGCTGATATCGGGGGGTGGGTCAGCTCTCTTACCTGCCCCCGCAGGGGCGCTGACCCTCGCGGATAAAGCACGGGTGAATGACCTTTTGCTGGGATCAGGACTTGATATCGTGGCGATGAATCTGATCCGCCAGCAATTGTCTGACCTGAAAGGTGGCGGGTTTCTGCGCCATGCGACCCCTTCAAAAGTGACGGCGCTCATCCTGTCAGATGTGATCGGTGATGATCTTTCGGCCATTGCGAGCGGTCCGACGGTTGGACCGATCGGGACAGCCGGGCAGGCAATGGCTTTGTTGCAGGCGCATGGGTTGTGGGAGGACCTGCCAGAGGTCGTGCGTGATCATCTACGTCAGGCAGTACCGCCCGCGCCATTGCCGGAGGCCCGCAACATATTGGTGGGGTCGAACGGGAAAAGCGTGGCAGCGATGCAAGATGCAGCCCCCGAAGCCCACGTGATTGCGACACCCATCATCGGTGATGTGGCGGATGCAGCGCGGATCATTTGCGATCAGGCCGTTGTCGGCACGACCGTTTGGGGTGGCGAAACCACCGTCGTTTTGCGCGGTACGGGACGCGGTGGACGTAATCAGGAACTGGCGTTGCGGATCGCGCAAGAGGCTGCGCTGCGCGGCTGGACAGACTGGACCTGCCTGCAAGCGGGCAGTGATGGCCGTGACGGGCCGACCGATGCAGCGGGTGCTCTTGTTGATCAAGACACGCTTGCCAAGATCGCTGATCTGGACAGGCTGCTGGCAAATAACGACAGCTATGCCGCGCTGAATGCGGCGGGTGATCTTCTGATAACAGATGCGACCGGCACCAACGTGGCTGATCTCGGGGTGATGATCCGGCGGAGCTAG
- a CDS encoding tetratricopeptide repeat protein has product MERVHNLYTTCTYICAAVLFFAAPAQADMEVARDLMEAGDYAEARALFEVYARSGNAEAEELIGVMYALGLGVARDDERAFEWYLRASLKGHPGAQSGLGWYYEVGRGIPAPDMVRAYLWYALSAIGGDPDALDSLELITPRLTPEERARAEVLIDDYKGWMYPFR; this is encoded by the coding sequence ATGGAACGCGTACACAACCTGTACACAACCTGTACCTACATTTGTGCAGCCGTGTTGTTTTTTGCGGCACCTGCGCAGGCCGATATGGAAGTGGCGCGCGATCTGATGGAGGCGGGCGACTATGCCGAGGCGCGCGCGCTCTTTGAGGTTTATGCGCGGTCCGGCAACGCCGAGGCTGAAGAGTTGATCGGTGTCATGTACGCGCTTGGCCTGGGTGTTGCGCGCGACGATGAACGGGCGTTCGAGTGGTATCTGCGGGCATCTTTGAAAGGGCATCCTGGCGCACAATCCGGCTTGGGGTGGTACTATGAAGTGGGCCGGGGCATTCCCGCGCCTGATATGGTGAGAGCGTATCTTTGGTACGCATTATCGGCAATAGGCGGGGACCCTGATGCGCTGGATTCGCTGGAGTTGATCACCCCGCGCCTGACGCCGGAAGAACGCGCGCGGGCAGAGGTGCTGATTGATGACTACAAAGGCTGGATGTATCCGTTTCGCTGA
- a CDS encoding ATP-binding cassette domain-containing protein translates to MSTPLLEMRNISIHFGGIKAVDNVSIDVMPGEVVGLLGHNGAGKSTLIKILSGAYKKDAGEIYVDGKKVEINSPIDARTHNIETIYQTLALSDNLDAASNLFLGREITTKFGLLDDTAMEAESRKIMARLNPNFQRFSEPVRSLSGGQRQSVAIARAVYFNARILIMDEPTAALGVHETAMVADLIKELKAQGLGIFLISHDTREMMELCDRVSVMKNGQLIGTERVEDVTEDDILSMIIMGKNPKQAA, encoded by the coding sequence ATGAGCACCCCACTTTTGGAAATGCGCAATATCTCGATCCATTTTGGCGGGATCAAAGCAGTTGATAATGTGTCGATCGACGTGATGCCGGGCGAAGTTGTGGGCCTTCTGGGCCACAACGGGGCCGGTAAATCTACGCTAATCAAAATTCTCTCGGGTGCGTACAAGAAGGACGCAGGCGAGATTTATGTCGACGGCAAGAAAGTTGAAATCAACAGCCCGATTGATGCGCGTACGCACAACATCGAGACGATTTATCAGACACTTGCCTTGTCGGATAACCTTGATGCGGCCTCGAACCTGTTCCTGGGGCGTGAGATCACAACCAAGTTCGGTTTGCTGGATGATACCGCCATGGAAGCGGAATCGCGCAAGATCATGGCGCGCCTGAACCCGAACTTTCAGCGTTTCTCGGAACCTGTCCGTTCGCTGTCCGGTGGTCAGCGCCAGTCCGTGGCGATTGCGCGCGCGGTCTATTTCAACGCGCGTATCCTGATCATGGACGAACCGACAGCGGCGCTTGGCGTGCATGAAACGGCGATGGTTGCGGACCTGATCAAAGAGCTGAAGGCCCAAGGTCTGGGCATCTTCCTGATCAGTCACGACACCCGTGAAATGATGGAACTCTGCGACCGTGTGTCGGTGATGAAGAACGGCCAGTTGATCGGGACGGAGCGCGTCGAGGACGTGACCGAGGATGATATCCTGTCCATGATCATCATGGGCAAGAACCCCAAACAGGCCGCGTAA